The Buttiauxella selenatireducens genome has a window encoding:
- the tamA gene encoding autotransporter assembly complex protein TamA codes for MPQIRIICSACLCLVSTWAGAANVRLQVDGLSGELQKNVRAQLSTIQSDEVTPDRRFRARVDDAIRNGLKALGYYEPTIEFDLRPPPAKGRQVLIAKVDPGPPVLIGGTEVILRGGARDDKDYIALLGERPKIGTVLNHHDYDSFKKDLSSIALRKGYFDSEFLKSQLGVSLERRQAFWDIDYNSGERYRFGAVTFEGSQINEDYLQNLVPFKTGDYYQSSDLAELNRRLSATGWFNSVVVAPDFDKSRKTKVLPLTGVVSPRTENTIETGVGYSTDVGPRVKASWKKPWMNSYGHSLTSSISLSAPEQIVDFSYKVPLLKNPLEQYYLVQGGFKATDLNDTKSDSSTLAVSRYWDLSSGWQHAINLRWSLDHFTQADVTNTTMLLYPGLSLNRTRSRGGLMPTWGDSQRYSVDVSDTMWGSDVDFAVIQAQQVWIRTLQEKHRFVVRGNVGWIETNDFDKVPPDLRFFAGGDRSIRGYSYKSVSPENDKGELTGASKMITGSLEYQYNVTGKWWGAVFVDSGEAVNDFKQSNFKTGAGLGVRWQSPVGPIKLDLAVPVADKDEHGLQFYIGLGPEL; via the coding sequence GTGCCACAAATCCGTATTATTTGCTCGGCCTGTTTGTGCCTGGTAAGCACGTGGGCGGGAGCTGCCAATGTGCGTTTACAGGTTGATGGGTTAAGCGGCGAGCTACAAAAAAACGTTCGTGCTCAACTTTCAACGATTCAGAGTGATGAGGTCACGCCGGACAGGCGTTTTCGCGCGCGCGTGGATGATGCCATCCGTAATGGTTTGAAAGCGCTCGGGTATTATGAGCCGACCATTGAGTTCGACCTGCGGCCACCACCGGCCAAAGGGCGTCAGGTTTTGATAGCTAAAGTCGATCCAGGCCCGCCTGTGCTGATTGGCGGCACCGAGGTTATCCTGCGCGGCGGCGCGCGCGATGATAAAGATTACATCGCGTTATTGGGCGAACGCCCGAAGATCGGCACTGTTCTTAATCACCACGATTACGACAGCTTCAAAAAAGATCTTTCCAGCATCGCGCTGCGAAAGGGCTATTTCGACAGTGAATTCCTCAAAAGCCAACTCGGGGTTTCCCTTGAGCGTCGCCAGGCGTTCTGGGACATCGATTACAACAGCGGTGAGCGATACCGTTTTGGTGCGGTGACCTTCGAAGGTTCACAAATTAATGAAGATTATCTGCAAAATCTGGTGCCTTTTAAGACGGGTGATTATTACCAGTCGAGTGATTTGGCAGAGTTAAACCGCCGCTTATCGGCAACGGGCTGGTTTAATTCGGTCGTTGTGGCGCCGGATTTTGATAAATCTCGCAAAACCAAGGTGTTGCCATTAACGGGCGTGGTTTCACCGAGAACTGAAAATACGATTGAAACGGGTGTGGGCTATTCCACGGACGTTGGGCCGCGCGTAAAAGCATCGTGGAAAAAACCGTGGATGAACTCTTACGGCCACAGCCTGACCAGCAGTATCAGCCTTTCAGCCCCTGAACAGATTGTTGATTTCAGCTACAAAGTCCCGCTGCTTAAAAATCCGCTGGAACAATATTATCTGGTGCAGGGTGGCTTTAAAGCGACTGACCTGAACGATACCAAATCCGACTCCAGCACGCTTGCGGTCTCCCGATACTGGGATTTATCCAGCGGCTGGCAACATGCCATCAACCTGCGCTGGAGCCTCGACCACTTTACTCAGGCAGACGTCACCAACACCACGATGCTGCTTTATCCGGGTCTGAGCCTCAACCGTACCCGTTCACGTGGGGGGTTGATGCCAACCTGGGGGGATTCACAACGCTACTCGGTTGATGTTTCCGACACCATGTGGGGGTCAGATGTCGACTTTGCCGTCATTCAGGCACAACAGGTTTGGATCCGAACGTTGCAGGAAAAACACCGCTTCGTGGTGCGCGGCAATGTGGGCTGGATTGAAACCAACGACTTCGACAAAGTGCCACCAGACTTGCGTTTCTTCGCCGGTGGCGACCGCAGTATTCGTGGTTACTCCTATAAATCTGTCTCACCGGAAAACGACAAAGGCGAGCTAACGGGTGCATCAAAAATGATCACCGGTTCACTGGAATACCAGTACAACGTTACGGGTAAATGGTGGGGAGCCGTGTTTGTTGACTCGGGCGAAGCGGTCAATGATTTCAAACAGAGCAACTTTAAAACTGGCGCAGGTCTGGGTGTGCGCTGGCAGTCACCTGTCGGGCCAATAAAGCTCGATCTTGCCGTTCCTGTGGCTGATAAAGATGAGCACGGTTTACAGTTTTACATCGGTTTGGGGCCTGAACTATGA
- the msrA gene encoding peptide-methionine (S)-S-oxide reductase MsrA has protein sequence MKLFEKTHPVTQSEALPGRNTPMPIATLHAVNEHSMTNVPDGMETAYFAMGCFWGVERLFWRIPGVYSTAAGYAGGFTPNPTYREVCSGMTGHTEAVRVVYDPQVVSYEQLLHVFWENHDPAQGMRQGGDVGTQYRSAIYPLTPEQDSAARASFERFQDAMALAGDDRKVTTEIANAGPFYYAEDDHQQYLHKNPYGYCGIGGIGVCLPPQN, from the coding sequence ATGAAATTATTTGAGAAAACCCATCCCGTGACCCAGTCAGAAGCGTTGCCTGGCCGCAACACCCCGATGCCGATCGCCACGTTGCATGCGGTTAACGAACATTCAATGACAAATGTACCAGATGGGATGGAAACCGCTTATTTTGCGATGGGTTGTTTCTGGGGCGTTGAACGACTGTTCTGGCGGATACCTGGGGTTTACAGCACCGCCGCAGGTTACGCTGGCGGCTTTACACCCAATCCGACCTACCGCGAAGTGTGCAGCGGCATGACCGGGCACACCGAAGCCGTGCGTGTGGTTTACGATCCACAAGTGGTGAGTTACGAACAATTGCTGCATGTGTTCTGGGAAAATCACGATCCGGCTCAGGGCATGCGCCAGGGCGGAGATGTCGGCACGCAATATCGTTCCGCGATTTACCCGCTGACGCCAGAGCAAGATAGCGCCGCTCGCGCCAGTTTCGAACGCTTCCAGGACGCGATGGCTCTCGCCGGAGATGACCGTAAAGTGACCACGGAAATCGCCAACGCGGGTCCGTTCTATTATGCCGAAGACGACCACCAGCAATATCTGCATAAAAATCCGTATGGATACTGCGGCATTGGTGGCATTGGCGTTTGTTTACCGCCACAGAACTAA
- the hflK gene encoding protease modulator HflK translates to MQPSQPSESAEPSPLTSQARYALAPAQAMLTARLVFGLSAVIFLMMVVALIASIFEPSSRWPTFLTSNAAALILLATSLFNAQRICQWRAAKYSPRLKPEAEVEAELPPTIYQRLWALIPINFSRINVLLKSDGVWLGSMALFTLFVTQAGVSANYLALDEGNLRWVAVGILAAAMFATLVAERHLAATADEAWPEAKLIAPLLRLTLAVQFLSLPALIFPTPTIPLLVNLPAILVILVALEFLLRGLFSLFTPPNEEGCEPAFLAQSQLAAQLVWPPRPLLFLQHELHQHFGIDLRQLWAFTVLKRAFLPVLALMLLCGWLLTGMQQVSATQRGIYERFGKPVKVLSSGLHYGLPWPFGQVILTENGQVHELAAGEEPDSATEPLASAEGEAPQSADRLWDAIHSFDKAQIIASQSGSQQSLQIINSDVRFMWRIGMSDNAALAATYHSTNLQELIRSTANQVLVHQFSSQTLEQLLGEQRNALANQIKQAVQQKLDSLHSGVELLSTVVEAIHPPAGAADAFHGVQAAQISAQALISRERGHAAELAASAQTTATTRQNQAQMNATDVTSKAQSTAVRFAAQKQAVAQSGQVFVDELWYSQLHQTLGHSPLLIIDHRIGAGSPPTIDLRDFPSLNEVARRDAPSKPTQESSR, encoded by the coding sequence ATGCAGCCCTCTCAACCTTCTGAATCAGCGGAGCCTTCACCGCTAACCTCTCAGGCTCGTTACGCCCTCGCTCCCGCGCAGGCAATGCTTACCGCAAGATTAGTTTTTGGCTTAAGCGCCGTGATTTTCCTGATGATGGTGGTGGCGCTGATTGCCAGTATTTTCGAGCCATCTTCCCGCTGGCCAACGTTTTTAACCAGCAATGCCGCTGCCCTGATTTTGCTCGCGACCTCTTTATTTAATGCACAGCGAATTTGCCAGTGGCGGGCTGCGAAGTACTCGCCTCGGCTAAAACCTGAAGCGGAAGTCGAAGCCGAATTACCGCCGACGATTTACCAACGTCTTTGGGCGCTTATTCCCATCAACTTCAGCCGCATCAATGTGTTGCTCAAGAGCGATGGCGTTTGGCTTGGGTCAATGGCGCTGTTTACCCTGTTTGTCACGCAAGCGGGAGTATCCGCTAACTACCTTGCGCTCGATGAAGGCAACCTGCGTTGGGTGGCAGTTGGGATCCTTGCGGCAGCGATGTTTGCCACGTTAGTGGCTGAACGCCACCTGGCCGCCACCGCAGACGAAGCCTGGCCTGAAGCAAAATTGATTGCACCGCTGTTACGCCTGACTCTGGCGGTGCAATTTCTCTCTTTACCAGCGCTGATTTTCCCCACACCCACTATCCCATTGCTGGTCAATCTCCCTGCCATTCTGGTTATTCTGGTCGCGCTTGAATTCCTGCTGCGCGGCCTGTTTTCGCTGTTCACACCGCCAAATGAAGAAGGGTGCGAGCCCGCATTCCTCGCGCAGAGCCAACTGGCCGCGCAGCTTGTATGGCCTCCACGCCCGTTACTCTTTTTGCAGCATGAGTTACATCAACACTTCGGTATCGATTTACGCCAGTTATGGGCTTTCACCGTTCTGAAACGCGCATTCTTACCCGTGCTGGCGTTGATGCTGCTTTGTGGTTGGCTGTTAACCGGGATGCAGCAAGTTTCTGCCACCCAGCGTGGGATTTATGAACGCTTTGGTAAGCCCGTAAAAGTGTTGTCATCCGGCCTGCATTACGGGCTACCGTGGCCGTTCGGACAAGTGATACTCACGGAAAATGGCCAGGTACACGAGTTAGCCGCAGGCGAAGAACCCGATAGTGCAACAGAGCCTTTAGCAAGCGCGGAAGGCGAGGCGCCGCAAAGTGCCGATCGCCTGTGGGATGCTATCCATAGTTTTGATAAAGCGCAGATTATTGCCAGCCAAAGCGGTAGCCAACAGAGTCTGCAAATCATTAATAGCGATGTGCGGTTTATGTGGCGCATTGGCATGAGCGACAACGCCGCACTGGCGGCGACCTATCACAGCACCAATCTCCAGGAATTGATTCGCAGCACCGCGAATCAGGTGCTGGTGCATCAGTTTTCCTCTCAGACGCTTGAGCAGCTATTGGGGGAGCAACGCAACGCCTTAGCCAACCAGATTAAGCAAGCGGTGCAGCAAAAACTTGATAGTCTGCATTCAGGCGTCGAACTGCTCTCAACCGTGGTCGAAGCCATTCATCCTCCGGCAGGCGCAGCTGACGCTTTCCATGGGGTGCAGGCGGCGCAAATTTCGGCTCAGGCGCTGATATCCCGCGAACGCGGACATGCCGCTGAACTGGCTGCCAGCGCCCAAACCACCGCCACTACACGCCAGAATCAGGCGCAAATGAACGCCACCGATGTGACCAGCAAAGCACAGTCCACGGCGGTGCGTTTCGCCGCACAAAAACAGGCAGTGGCGCAGTCGGGGCAGGTGTTTGTCGATGAATTATGGTACAGCCAGCTACACCAGACACTCGGCCACAGCCCGTTGCTGATTATCGACCACCGCATTGGCGCAGGCTCACCACCGACTATCGATCTGCGCGATTTCCCCTCATTAAATGAAGTAGCACGGCGCGACGCGCCTTCTAAACCGACACAGGAGTCCTCCCGTTGA
- the hflC gene encoding protease modulator HflC, whose protein sequence is MSHSHHNGCGCQHNPHSASDTHKKGAWKRIAGAGLLVVLLVAAASLVQVRSGESLIITRFGNPVRVLLDPGLAWRLPAPFEMSTAVDLRLRTTSSGLQDVGTRDGLRIIVQSFAVWQVDNTPEHVQRFMRAVQNQPDEAARQIRAYLGSALETTASGFTLSQLVNTDSQHVQLNQFESHLQAQISQPLLESYGIRLVQVGTERLTLPAVTLNATVDRMRAERETIATERTAEGKRAAAEIRSAAERDARIVEAQAQVQAADIEAQSQAQAAEIYGKAYASSPQLYRLLRQLDALSGVVNSSTRLVLRTDAAPFRLLVEGPKLDKTHE, encoded by the coding sequence TTGAGCCATTCACATCATAATGGTTGTGGTTGCCAACACAACCCACATTCTGCTTCGGACACTCATAAAAAGGGAGCATGGAAACGCATTGCGGGTGCGGGATTGCTGGTTGTTTTGCTGGTCGCGGCGGCAAGTCTTGTGCAGGTGCGCTCAGGGGAATCACTGATCATCACCCGCTTTGGCAATCCGGTGCGCGTGTTACTCGACCCTGGCCTTGCCTGGCGATTGCCCGCACCGTTTGAAATGTCGACCGCCGTGGATTTGCGTCTACGCACCACGTCGAGCGGCTTACAGGATGTTGGCACGCGCGATGGCCTGCGGATTATCGTGCAGTCTTTTGCCGTCTGGCAGGTCGATAACACGCCGGAACATGTGCAGCGCTTTATGCGAGCGGTGCAAAACCAGCCGGACGAAGCCGCGCGGCAAATCCGTGCCTATTTAGGTTCAGCGCTGGAAACCACCGCCAGCGGATTTACCCTCTCGCAACTGGTGAATACCGACAGCCAGCACGTGCAACTCAACCAGTTTGAATCCCATTTGCAGGCGCAAATCAGCCAGCCGCTGCTGGAAAGTTATGGGATTCGGCTGGTGCAAGTTGGCACCGAACGCCTGACGCTACCGGCGGTGACGCTCAACGCCACGGTCGATAGAATGCGTGCCGAGCGCGAAACCATTGCCACCGAACGCACCGCTGAAGGCAAACGCGCGGCAGCAGAAATCCGCTCAGCGGCAGAACGTGATGCACGTATTGTGGAAGCGCAGGCGCAGGTTCAGGCCGCTGACATCGAAGCGCAGTCTCAGGCACAGGCGGCAGAAATTTATGGCAAAGCGTACGCCAGCTCGCCGCAGCTTTATCGCCTGTTACGCCAGCTTGATGCACTGAGTGGCGTGGTGAATTCCAGTACCCGTCTGGTATTACGCACCGATGCTGCGCCGTTCCGGCTGCTGGTTGAAGGGCCGAAACTGGATAAAACTCATGAGTGA
- the hflK gene encoding protease modulator HflK, translated as MSDIQTKKSAGPWTQSIRLAFYALYGLTLLAAASWLFSNIRQIPADSRAVVLHFGAEQRVAEPGLLLTWPKPIDDVVMVPAPDRVIEHHVTALLRSTDAQHADARGDSSSDALAGSGYLLTGDTAVVQLDISVFYRVISPMDYVLQGEHVIPALDRLVQRAAIAVCASRDLDTILVARPEMVSSDLNVAQQRERLRADVQHNIEQNLQRLTQSGSSLGITLERVTVQSTLPTPTVTAFNAVLTASQQASQAIATANTDASVIRQKSTQLADQLRQTAQAQARENVAKAQSDTAMVNRLARSPNDPDLLARVYRERIAAILAQAASVITVAPQDDANMILQAAGQKEPSKP; from the coding sequence ATGAGTGATATCCAGACCAAAAAGTCGGCTGGCCCGTGGACGCAGTCGATACGCCTCGCTTTTTATGCGCTGTACGGGCTGACGCTGCTGGCGGCTGCGTCGTGGTTGTTCTCTAACATTCGCCAAATACCCGCCGACAGCCGCGCGGTGGTGCTGCATTTTGGCGCGGAGCAGCGCGTGGCCGAGCCGGGTTTGTTGCTAACCTGGCCAAAGCCCATTGACGATGTGGTGATGGTGCCTGCTCCCGACCGCGTTATCGAACATCACGTTACGGCACTTCTGCGTTCGACCGACGCGCAGCATGCAGATGCTCGCGGCGACAGCAGCAGCGATGCGCTGGCCGGTTCAGGTTATCTGCTCACGGGTGATACGGCGGTGGTGCAACTGGATATCAGCGTGTTTTATCGCGTCATTTCGCCAATGGATTATGTGTTGCAGGGTGAACATGTGATCCCGGCACTCGACCGTCTGGTTCAGCGCGCAGCCATTGCCGTGTGTGCATCAAGGGATCTGGATACGATTCTGGTTGCGCGCCCGGAAATGGTCAGCAGCGATTTGAATGTTGCCCAGCAGCGTGAACGCCTGCGGGCCGATGTGCAGCACAACATCGAACAGAACCTGCAACGCCTGACGCAATCGGGCAGTTCGCTGGGCATCACACTTGAGCGCGTAACGGTGCAATCCACGCTGCCTACTCCCACCGTCACCGCCTTCAATGCGGTGTTAACCGCCAGCCAGCAGGCATCGCAAGCTATTGCGACCGCAAATACCGATGCGTCTGTAATTCGACAGAAATCCACGCAGCTTGCGGATCAGCTACGCCAGACAGCACAAGCGCAGGCGCGAGAAAACGTGGCGAAAGCCCAGTCCGATACGGCGATGGTGAACCGGCTGGCCAGGAGTCCAAATGACCCAGATTTATTAGCGCGAGTGTACCGCGAACGCATTGCGGCGATTCTCGCGCAGGCCGCATCCGTCATCACCGTCGCCCCGCAGGATGATGCGAATATGATCCTGCAAGCGGCCGGGCAAAAGGAACCTTCTAAACCATGA